ggcctcccaaagtgctaggattacaggtgtgaactaccatgtctggcttaGTATCTTTCAAGTACTATTTTGAAAGACACTGAAGTGTGGTACTcccacttttccttttctttccatctctcaTCTTTGTTTCACCTGTGGGTTTTTATTTTCcctacaactttttaaaaaaacagctttattgagctataatttatataccaATAAATTCACTCCTTTAAAGTATACAGTTAAGTGGCTTTTAGTATTCACAGTTTTGTAGCCATTGCCACAATAATGTTTTCATCACTTCAGAAAGAAACCTCATATCCATAAATAGTTACTCCTTATCATCTTTCCCTGCTGTCCCACTGCTCCGAAAGatgaatctactttctgtcttcatAGGTTGGTTGTCTGAACACTtcaataaatagaatcatataatatgtgacctttcatgtatagcttctttcacttaggatgtttcttaactttttttttttgaaaacagagtctcactctgtcgcccaggctggagtgcagtgacacagtcttggctcactgcaacctctgcctcctgggttcaagcgattctcctgccttagcctcccaagtagctgggactacaggcatccgtcACTACGCtcagctggttttttgtattttaatagagacaggatttcaccgtgttgcccaggctagtcttgaactcctgacctcaggtgattgcctctgcctgccaaagtgctgggattataggcgtgagccactgtgcctggcctctttttctttctttcttttttttttaaaggcacagtctcactctgtcacccaagctggaatgcagtggcacgatcttagctcactgcaacctctgcctcccgggttcaagtgattcttctgcctcctccacttgagtagctggaactacaggtgtgtgccaccatgcctggctaatttttgtgttttttagtagaaacagggtttcaccatattggacaggctgatctcgaactcctgaccttgtaatccgcctgcctctggcctcctcccaaagtgctaggattacaaacctATACTCCATTTTCTTATCCAATCATCAGTTGATggttatttctgttgttttcatcttttgcttgctatgaataatgctgctgtgtacatatatttacaagtttttgtgtggacatgttttcctttctcttgggtatataccttgGAGTAGAATTGCTGGCCATATAGTAACTCAcgtttaatattttgaggaactgccaaactgttttctaatttttttttttttttttttttttttttgagatggagttttgctcttgtaggctggagtgcaatggcgcagtctcggctcaccgcaacctccgcctcctgggttcaggcaattctcctgcctcagtctcctgagtagctgggattacaggcacgcgccaccatgcccagctaattttttgtatttttagtagagacggggtttcaccatgttgaccaggatggtctcgatctcttgaccttgtgatccacccgcctcggcctcccaaagtgctgggattacaggcttgagccaccgcgcccggccctgttttctatttttttctacttttttttttttttttttgagacggagtttcgcttttgttacccaggctggagtgcaatggcgcgatctcggctcaccgcaacctccacctcctgagttaaggcaattctcctgcctcagcctcctgagtagctgggattacaggcacacgccactatgcccagctaattttttgtatttttagtagacacggggtttcaccatgttgaccaggatggtctcgatttcttgacctcgtgatccgcccgcctcagcctcccaaagtgctgggattacaggcttgagccaccgcgcccggctctacttttaatttttttgtcacaGTCAGAATcaatgccaaactgttttctaaggCATCTAAAGTATTTTACattctcagtttaaaaaaaagaaattgtgggccaggcctggtggctcatgactgtaatcttagcactttggggagctgaggcaggcggatcatctgaggtcaggagtttaagaccagcatggccaacatgttggagaccccatttctgctaaaaatacaaaaattagctgggtgtggtggcatgtgcctataatcccagctactctgggattataggaggctgagacaagagaattgcttgaacccaggaggtgaaggttgcagtgaggcaagatcacaccattgcactccagtctgagtgacagagcaagactccatctcaacaaaaaagagctgggcacTTGGTAGcatgatagctcacgcctgtaatcccagcactttgggaggctgaggcgggtggatcacctgaagtcgggaattcaagaccagcctgatcaacgtggagaaacctgcctctactaaaaatataaaattaaccgggtgtgatggtgggcacctgtaatcccagctactcaggaggctgaggcaggagaatcgcttgaacccgggaggtggaggtttcggtgagccaagattgcaagattgcgccattgcactccagcctgggcaacaagagcgaaattcagtctcaaaaaaaaaaaagaaaagtattttataagtAGTTTCAAGTTGTCTTATTCTTTAAGAACAAGTCCAAATAGTGCCTTTAATCTTCTTCTGAATAgcatttagaattatattttagaaatattgtatAATTAATTATTGTGGACTGTGCATCAAATGTTATATATCTAAGATAaccttattttctgtttaatattgCTGATTTTTTTGGTGGTTTATTTCTGTACCTAGGCTATAAATTCCTTGAGAATAAGATCTGGGTCTtatacttttctctcttctccacctCCCTTCTGATGTCACGTGGCTGCATAATTAACTACTCAACAGTGTTCAATTAAATGGATGGTAGAATGTATTGtatgtacattattttaattcCTAAAAAGAAGCTTAATCTTTCATTTCCGTAATTTAATACATGCTAACTTTTTTTCCTGACACAGAAAAATCCAGTTACACTCTTAAAGGAATTGTCAGCGATAAAGTCTCGATATCAAACTTTATATGCACGCTTTAAACCAGTTGTTGTTGAGCAGAAAGAGACTAAGAGCCGCATTTGTGCAACTGTGAATAAGACTATGAATGTGATACAAAACCTACAAAAGCAAACAGACCTGGAGGTAATGCTTTCAGTTGACAGGTTAGATTTGTATAGCTTTAGCTCTAAgtgttgttttgaaaaataaacctgCTGTAACTTAAATTTTGAAACTCGGCAGTCAGTTTGAACTATTAAAAGATTTTCTTGATACCCTGAAGTATAATAGctcttatttctatttatttaaaaataagcatttggaCTTGACATGGTTAATAAAGAAGTGTGCCGTCTTGGATTATGTAACCATGGCAGAAAACTTGGTAATACTTATTAAATCTAGCAGCTTGGCTGGTTTCTGTAAGTGGTAGTGAGACTCAGATGTCTGGAAAATGGTTGCTTAGAATCTGCATTAAGGAGCTGTGTCTGGGCATGGCAGAAAATAGTACTATCTGCCATAAGCATAGAAAGGAGGAACAGCTGCATATGTAGAATTTATTTGCCAACTCTGCACTAAATTTTGCCTTAAGATACTTTGAATTATGGGTTTGTAGCTAGAGTAAATCAGAAAGGTAATTACCCAGGTCAGTTTGATCAAGAATTCTTTATATTGCAAATGGAGGcgaaaaaatagaataatgtcTGGTTAGAACTataaaatgaggccgggcgcggtggctcaagcctgtaatcccagcactttgggaggccgaggcaggtggatcacgaggtcaagagatcgagaccatcctggtcaacatggtgaaacccctctctgctaaaaatacaataaagtagctgggcatggtgacacgtgcctgtaatcccagctactcaggaggctgaggcaggagaattgcctgaacccaggaggtggaggttgcagtgagccgagatcgcgccattgcactccagcctgggtaacaagagcgaaactccgtctcacaaaaaaaaaaaaaaaccaactataAAATGATACCTTAGTTGTATCTGTTATGTCACAAGGAGATGAATGGTAGAGGAAGGAAGGGCAATTAAACAGGGAGTAGAGGTAACGTAGAGATAGAATTTAAAACAGTAAGGGTGGTGTCACATGCTAGtaaattaaatgcaaaaaaattatgtatatgatAAGCTTTTATAAATAGTCTGAAATCACACATTCTTTATTATATgtacctccacctccccggttcaagcaattctccggcctcagcttcctgagtagctgggactataggcatatgccactatgcacagctaattttttttgtattctttgtagagatggggtttcactctgttggtctggaacgcctgacctcaagtgattcacctgtcttggcctctcaaagtgctgggattacaggcatgagccaccatgcctggccaacactgaGGTTTAAATATGCTCAATTATAAAAGTGATCTCATTGAAAGAATAAAGGGACTAAACTTACACccaaacaaaaaatagcaaaacaaacaaccccccaAAACAAATATAACAATAAATAGAAGATTAAAAAGGCATTAAAAGTAGAATATGTGATGTTCTGTGATCTTCCAAAATATgtgtgataaagaagaaaaatttctacAAACTTTAGACTGGTTAACTTGACCTTAATTTCTGGAAAAAGTCTTTGAGAATTTATTAAACAGATGGTCTGAATGCTTTTGTAGCAATAACAAGGAGTAACATGGATTCATTGAGAACAAACAAGTcttacagctgggtgtggtggtgtgcaactgtagtcgcagctacttgggaggctgaggtgggatgattgcttgagcccaggagttagaggctgcagtgagttatgaccacaccactgtactccagccgaggtgacagaatgagaccctgtctctaaaacaaaaagaaaatgaaaaaaccaaGTCTTGTCAGAAtaacatttcctttctttgagatagaagaaggaaatcctgtgACTGTTTGGGTTGTAGTAAGACatgattgtttttcattttgtcctTGTGAATATGTTGGGCAAATGTTGGTTTGATCCGTGGAACCAACTGCATATCACAATTATATGGGTTTTGTGGCTCTTCTAGAGCTTGGCTTTCCTATTTACATAAACTAATGTggctatataaatttaaatttaggctgggtacagtggctcatgcctgtattttgggaggccgacgtggatggatcacctgaggtcagtattTTGGGACcactgtggccaacatggtgaaacccccatttctactaaaaaaatacaaagaattagctggttgtggtggtgggcacctgtaggcccagatactcgggaggctgagggaggagaatctcttgaacccaggaggtggaggttgcagtgagccaagatcacaccattgcactccagctggtcacaagagcaaaactccatctcaaagaaaaaaaggaaatttaaatttcaggtaGTTAAATAAAAGTGAACATTAACTTCTTCACCTACTCATTGGACAGTGccgatatagaatatttccagcATCATGGAAAGTTTTATTGGACAG
This is a stretch of genomic DNA from Saimiri boliviensis isolate mSaiBol1 chromosome 17, mSaiBol1.pri, whole genome shotgun sequence. It encodes these proteins:
- the SKA2 gene encoding spindle and kinetochore-associated protein 2 isoform X1; this encodes MEAEVDKLELMFQKAESDLDYIQYRLEYEIKTNHPDSAVEKNPVTLLKELSAIKSRYQTLYARFKPVVVEQKETKSRICATVNKTMNVIQNLQKQTDLEAGYSGSCLYFGRPTWMDHLSCHH